The genomic interval ACCAGTTGGACTTAGCTTAATCTTACCTTAAAAGATGTATTTCTGAGACATTTAGAGTGACGTCCAGAATGTTTAATCCATTTGGAATCCAGTTGTTTTTTCGTCTTTGAGAAGGAAAAGAACGACACTCCCTAGATAACCCTGCTTGTTGTATTAGAATAGCAGTTGATATTCAGTTAACTCTTAGATTAACCACAGAAGTAAACATTGCGACAATGGAGTCATAGTAGAGCTTGGCTGTCCCTTAACAACGGTTAGGAGGACGTATGATTGGTCAATGGTGGTATTTGGGGCGGCGTTTGCGAAAGGTCAATTGCATGTGTTTGTAAATCTACTGTATAAAAtctgtactttttaaaaaacaataccaATCCCCCAATTATTATCGCCCAAGGGTCAAATCAGGCACTACACAAATACAATGTCATGTTTCTATACATACTATACATCACAGCCTGCATACAAAACATGTAAACATTCAGTGGTATTGCACTCAAGATGCAAATGGAAAATAATGTGTCAACATGGATCCTTCCTTCAAGTGCTCAGTTGTAACAATAGGACAAATGTTGGATCAAACAAGTTTCCTACTGCAAAAACATGACTAGGTATCCAAATTCGAGTCCTTCAGTATTTGCATCCTGAAATTAAACAATCTTCCCGTGTTCTCTTGCCTGCAAAACAGGAGAACAAATGTGATTAACTTCCCATTCAACACATACGACGTATACATTTCAATGTGCACGCTTTGATCAGGGGGCTAGCCCAGTAGGGGATGAGATGAAGACCTTTTCCCACAAGACGATTTCTGCCGCACTCCAACGAGCCCCAAGGGCGGCGAATGTACTTAAACTGAAATTGGATATCACGCCGCTGCCATTCACACATggtcgtctctctctctcttcatctATTTAACATCATCATCCATTTGCACCTTCCATCAGTCAATTTACACACACATCGATTCCCCTGCTTCAGCCTCACACCAACCTTGTCGCTGCAGCTAAAGTGTTCCGGGTGTAACTCCCCCGATTCCAGGCTCAAGACGCACACACAAGAGTCAATGGGTTCgtctatgaattaaaaaagCAGAAAATTATAGAATACACTTTAAGGTAGCGTTGGTACCATTTTAAACCTTTTCTAGAGATGtaaaaaatatgacttaaatttgTGGAATCAcacaaataaaaagagaaatcTCACAATACATCTCGaaaaattcaattcattgtGTAATtcccaggtgtcaaagtggcggcccgggggccaaatctggcccaccgcatcattttgtgtggccctggaaagtaaatcatgagtgccgactctctgttttaggatcaaattaaaatgatagatacagatgtatattatatttcctgattttcccccttttaaatcaataatttatttttttaaatccattttttctgtgtttttaggtcaaaaatcgatctggcaaaatctaaaaatatataaaaatattttctgttttccactttaatatggaacataataaaaaatggtttccttttgaaatgaaaaccaattcttaaataaatgattttctcttactaaaaaaagctcaaataatctattaaaaaattaatatttagggcttttaatccagttcctttattccatttattaaaaaaaaaatctaaatattatatctaaaatggtccggcccacatgaaaccgagttgacgttaacgcagcccgcgaactaatccgaatctgacacccttggactgTAATTAGATATATTGCTGCTTATCAATAAATTCTTTGGGTTCACCTAAAAGTGGGAGAGTAGAATTAGAGAGTACCTGCGTTTGTGTCGGCAAGCTGGACAGATCTTTCCAGTAGAGAAGCGGAGGCCTTCTCAACAGGGGGGCCGCAAGGCGCCGTGGGGACACCGATTTTCTTTTTAGTACATTCACTTTCAGAAGCCTGCTGCCGACAATGACTCTTTTCATCCTCCTTGGCACCTTCCACACAGAGTCGAGGCACTtcaagctgattttttttctgcaaggaACCTTTTAAGAAGCTCGTCGGACTCGATTCGGCGCTGGCGGAATCCTGAGAGCCTGTGATTTGCTTGGCGTGAGCCCCCTGGATGAGCTCCTGGGAGAATCGCACTTTCTTCTCCGAAGCCCTACGGGGCGAGGCGTCGGCGTTGTCCTGGACTGAGGTGTCTGCTCCCAAGGCGGAAGAACTTTCGGATCCGCTCTCGACTTCTAATGAATTTGAAATATCTGGCAACAACGTTTTTGAGTCCTGAGCTGTCTGCTCTTCTGCTTCAGTGTCTGTAAGTGCATCAAATTTCTCCAGGAATTCTTCAAATGGTACATCTGAAGACTATAAATGAGACGTCTATTCAGTTGCATAAGCCATTTTTGTGACGAAATGGGAAAATGGTTGCGCTTACCTCTACATTTTCACTTTCGACTTGATCTTGCCATCTAAAGAAAAAGCACAACAATTTAGTTTTGAGAATTGATAAGAAGTAATCATAGCTAACAAGGTCTTAATTTGAGATCTTTGTTGAACGCTCAATTGAAAATTCACAAccaaaatactttttgtccGATTGgattactttttaaatacatcTATTCACGCAAGATAAAATACTGAAATTTGTCACCCGCCTGCTGCTCATAGTttgcttggataggctccaatgAAGGAAGGAAAATACTGATATAAAGTGTTCTACATTGATTAGAAATACCAAAAAGGAACTGTTTAAGTGACTACTTCCATTGAGTGTTAAATCTaagaaatgcaacagaatgtCGGGTGTATTTAAGATTTAGGGGTGAAATGTGAATAAAACCTTCTCGGTCATTTAGTCAGCTGCCTTGACTTCCGATTCAGCTATCGTGACATCCTTGGGAACGTAGTACGTTTTAGCATCCATTGCGGAAGTCCTCCCATGTGGTATGAGACATTCTGTATCCCAATGGTTCCATTATCTCATTCATACGGGTGATTTTTGCGTGTGAGTTGGCtataaaacaaaatgtcagAGCTGTAATACTGACCTTCTGGCCCTCCCGGTCAGACGATCTTTTCCTTTTGCATTGCTACCCATTACTTGGAGGTTTTTACTCGACTTGTCTTTGCCGCGCTTCTCATGACCTAAGACACATTGAAAGTTACTGTGAGCAGGGTTCCATTCTAAATGCGCACTCTGATAGGAACAAGACATTTTGCCGACAGTTAACCGAATAGGATCAATTGGTGAAATGAATAACATGTTATTGCCAATATGAAAATAACACAGACAATTATGTTAAAAATGCTcatcattatttttgaaaattcacAGTGTCATTTAAAAGATTACCTTGTGTGTCAGTACCCGACCGATGCTGCCTTCTTCTGGGGCTTCGTCCTCCTGCtgctgacaaaaaaataaataaaacaagggTGAGAATAAAACTTTATAAGCTATAATCACCATATCCATGACATTTGAGGGTTGGACAACCTCACCTCTACTTGGAGGCACGCAATCTTTCTCAGGCTGGGATTTGTCGGAAAACCTGCGAGCAAAGATTTATttgagttcagttgtactttatctgtttaaaaaaataatcaagataTATTTTGCTCAGTGCAAAAACACTCCCTTTCTCCAAGCCACATAATAACACATTCATGCGGTTCAATTCATTAGATAATTGCTTTGCATTATTGTgttagaagattttttttaaaaatggaagtaCAACGCCAACATGTTATGCCATCTGAACAATTAGTGATTCAGAAACAAACGTCTTGTGGTCTTCCCGGTGGTCCTAGTGTTAGCGTCACCAAATAAGGCAAGGTATTCCATCCCTCATCCCTGGCTTAAAATAGCTGTTCCTCCCTTGTCTCCTTCTCCTTAAACAGCACATTAATTTAA from Stigmatopora argus isolate UIUO_Sarg chromosome 15, RoL_Sarg_1.0, whole genome shotgun sequence carries:
- the ccdc9b gene encoding coiled-coil domain-containing protein 9B isoform X1, whose amino-acid sequence is MERAERATPCDLTPRRVHERDLELDKKIEALRRKNEALMKRYKEVEEDKKRAEEDGMALLSRKGKADDLTITVNKSTCESRVVVTKFSNTASPVTKGQVEEGLWKEISLRAAGSVGRGHHKKQLIVTMAGKKGKRVVCEKPEKMPDSTCLSDVKSPADEEQAGNAKQACHMTTLDSPPQDLEISDLNVPTSKEEQEEYLQWKKEREKIDKERVARHKNAKGQWRRAWDVDKTDNMFSDKSQPEKDCVPPSRAAGGRSPRRRQHRSGTDTQGHEKRGKDKSSKNLQVMGSNAKGKDRLTGRARRWQDQVESENVESSDVPFEEFLEKFDALTDTEAEEQTAQDSKTLLPDISNSLEVESGSESSSALGADTSVQDNADASPRRASEKKVRFSQELIQGAHAKQITGSQDSASAESSPTSFLKGSLQKKNQLEVPRLCVEGAKEDEKSHCRQQASESECTKKKIGVPTAPCGPPVEKASASLLERSVQLADTNADEPIDSCVCVLSLESGELHPEHFSCSDKAREHGKIV
- the ccdc9b gene encoding coiled-coil domain-containing protein 9B isoform X3, translating into MKRYKEVEEDKKRAEEDGMALLSRKGKADDLTITVNKSTCESRVVVTKFSNTASPVTKGQVEEGLWKEISLRAAGSVGRGHHKKQLIVTMAGKKGKRVVCEKPEKMPDSTCLSDVKSPADEEQAGNAKQACHMTTLDSPPQDLEISDLNVPTSKEEQEEYLQWKKEREKIDKERVARHKNAKGQWRRAWDVDKTDNMFSDKSQPEKDCVPPSRAAGGRSPRRRQHRSGTDTQGHEKRGKDKSSKNLQVMGSNAKGKDRLTGRARRWQDQVESENVESSDVPFEEFLEKFDALTDTEAEEQTAQDSKTLLPDISNSLEVESGSESSSALGADTSVQDNADASPRRASEKKVRFSQELIQGAHAKQITGSQDSASAESSPTSFLKGSLQKKNQLEVPRLCVEGAKEDEKSHCRQQASESECTKKKIGVPTAPCGPPVEKASASLLERSVQLADTNADEPIDSCVCVLSLESGELHPEHFSCSDKAREHGKIV
- the ccdc9b gene encoding coiled-coil domain-containing protein 9B isoform X2, whose translation is MERAERATPCDLTPRRVHERDLELDKKIEALRRKNEALMKRYKEVEEDKKRAEEDGMALLSRKGKADDLTITVNKSTCESRVVVTKFSNTASPVTKGQVEEGLWKEISLRAAGSVGRGHHKKQLIVTMAGKKGKRVVCEKPEKMPDSTCLSDVKSPADEEQAGNAKQACHMTTLDSPPQDLEISDLNVPTSKEEQEEYLQWKKEREKIDKERVARHKNAKGQWRRAWDVDKTDNMFSDKSQPEKDCVPPSRAGGRSPRRRQHRSGTDTQGHEKRGKDKSSKNLQVMGSNAKGKDRLTGRARRWQDQVESENVESSDVPFEEFLEKFDALTDTEAEEQTAQDSKTLLPDISNSLEVESGSESSSALGADTSVQDNADASPRRASEKKVRFSQELIQGAHAKQITGSQDSASAESSPTSFLKGSLQKKNQLEVPRLCVEGAKEDEKSHCRQQASESECTKKKIGVPTAPCGPPVEKASASLLERSVQLADTNADEPIDSCVCVLSLESGELHPEHFSCSDKAREHGKIV
- the ccdc9b gene encoding coiled-coil domain-containing protein 9B isoform X4, whose amino-acid sequence is MALLSRKGKADDLTITVNKSTCESRVVVTKFSNTASPVTKGQVEEGLWKEISLRAAGSVGRGHHKKQLIVTMAGKKGKRVVCEKPEKMPDSTCLSDVKSPADEEQAGNAKQACHMTTLDSPPQDLEISDLNVPTSKEEQEEYLQWKKEREKIDKERVARHKNAKGQWRRAWDVDKTDNMFSDKSQPEKDCVPPSRAAGGRSPRRRQHRSGTDTQGHEKRGKDKSSKNLQVMGSNAKGKDRLTGRARRWQDQVESENVESSDVPFEEFLEKFDALTDTEAEEQTAQDSKTLLPDISNSLEVESGSESSSALGADTSVQDNADASPRRASEKKVRFSQELIQGAHAKQITGSQDSASAESSPTSFLKGSLQKKNQLEVPRLCVEGAKEDEKSHCRQQASESECTKKKIGVPTAPCGPPVEKASASLLERSVQLADTNADEPIDSCVCVLSLESGELHPEHFSCSDKAREHGKIV